The genomic interval GAGCAAAATTCATAGCTGCTAACGAGCTTTCTGTTCCAAATTATGATGAAGGCGAAATGCAAAAACAAAAGACAAAACTGGAAAATGCTTTCAATAAGCAAAAAGAAACTAATAAAGAGCTTAAAGACCAACCAAAGCATGACGAAAAGGCGCTTGCCGAACTCGCTGGCGATGAAGCGAAGGTCGCTAACAACTGGCTCAACCTAGATCCTGAAAAACGTATGGTCGCATTAGATGGATTATTAGAAATTCAAGAAAAACTGAAAAATGCAGTACCTGTTGACCCTAAGCAGCTTGAAGCTTTTAAAATCCTCGAAAAAGTTCTACCTAAAGTATTTGGAACTACTATCGATAATGCGATGGCAGCACGAAAATACGATCTCATAACTAAAATGCAAAAAACACTTGCTATTGCAGAAGATCAGCAAGCAGTTAAAGACGCTGAAAAAAATATGAATAGCTTTTTATCTAATAATGAATAGTTCGTTTAGAGCTCCGAGTCATGCCGATATGGCAGACCTTAAACGGCTATCTCAATCTCTGCGCCATTGCCAACCTTCTCACCTTCGCGAGCGGCTCCATTTGCTTGTAGACGTTCAGTGAATTTAGCGCGAGCGGCATCTATGTTTTCATCATGTCCATTCCAGATAGCGAGCGATGGTGCTTGAAGTGCACGCGCAAATGAGAATGTTAATTCCCATGGAGCGCCTCCGGCGGCGATCGCCGCTTTATTTACTTCATACATGTTTTCCGTAGCTTCCTCCGGGGCTTGCCCACCGGATAAGAAAACAACCCCGGGAACTTCCGCCGGAACTGTTTCAAGTAAGCATTTGTAAGTCATTTCTCCAACAGTTTTTGCATCGGCACGAGCGGCATTTTGCTTCCCTGAAATCACCATACTTGATTTGAGTATCAATCCGGAAAGATCAACCTTGAAGTATTGCAACATATCAAAAAGTCCCTTGAGGGCTCTCTTGGTAACTTCGTAACTTTCTTCAATTGTGTGTTCGCCTTCGATCAAGATCTCCGGCTCCACAATCGGCACGATCCCCGCTTCCTGGCAAAGCAATGCGTACATCGTCATGCCATGTGCGTTTGTATGAATACATGCATCGGAAGCTACCGGATTTGAAATTGTAAGAAGAGATCTCCACTTAGCGAAACGCGCACCCAACTCATAATATTCTTTTAATCTAACTCTCAGATTATCCAATCCTTGAGTGTAGCTTTCACCGGGGAAATTAGGTAAATCTTGAAGGCCCATATCGACCTTGATACCGGGAATTACTCCAATATTATTTAAATGTTCAACAAATGAAATTCCTGTAGACATGTTTTGACGAATAGTTTCATCATAAAGTATCACACCGGAAAGATAATTTTCCACACTTTCCGTCCCGAGGAATATTTCACGATATTGACGACGAGAGTCAGAGGTTGATTCTGTATTTATAGATGCCAGTCTTTTGCCGGCCGTTGAATTACTTTCGTCAGCGGCAAGAATTCCTTTTCCTTTTGCGACCATACGTGCCGCAATCTGTTGAAGTGGTAGTTCCATTTGAGAGGGAGTTATGTTTAAAAGTCGTGGCCATTGTAATAATATTTTAAGATAAATCAACACAAGAGAAGTTTTCAGTAAACCTCTGTTGATTTTAAAAACTTTACAATGAAGCTATCGGAGGATACTATCCAGAACCCAACCACTTTAGAGTTTTTTTAAAAATCCTTTAATTTTTCCCCCGTGGTCGATTTTGCCAACATGAAGGTTCCACCGCATAGCCTCGACGCTGAGCGTTCTTTGATTGGCTCTCTTTTGCTCGAAAAAGACAGCATAATAAAGATTGCCGATCTTGTTAATGCAGATGATTTTTATCATGAAGGGCACAGGCTGATATACGGAGTAATATTTGAACTTTTTCAAAAAAGGACTCCTATTGACCTATTGACAGTTTCAAATTCATTAAATGATAATGGTGAACTCGAGAATATTGGAGGGAAATCTTACTTAGTGGAAATAGTCGATTCTGTCGTTACAGCAGCTCATATTTACCAATATGGAATTATCGTAAAACACAAATCCACACTACGAAAACTGATCTCTGCCGGTGACCATATCAAGGGTCTCGGATTTGATGAGACTGCAGAAATAGAGGATATTTTGGAAGATGCAGAAAAAAATCTTTTCAACGTTTCACAGACATTCGTAAAAGATAAATTCATGCACATTAAAGATATTTTGACAAAAACATACGAGAAAATCACAGATCTACATGATCCGGATGCTAAAGAGAAATATCGCGGAATCCCTACGGGGTTTGATGGGCTTGACCGTATTCTCTCCGGGCTTCAGCCATCTGACATGGTCGTTATCGCAGCCCGTCCATCTATGGGTAAGACGGCGCTCGCCCTAAATATAGCTCAAAACGTAGCGAAAACAGGCAAGAGTGTCGGCATCATGTCGCTTGAAATGTCCAAAGGGCAGTTGGTAGAACGTATGTTCTGTTCGCTTCTACAGGTGGATTCATGGAAGATGAGAACAGGGCAGTTGACTGAAGCGGATTTTGCTAGAATCGGGCCCGTCATGGATGAACTAAACAACTACAAAATATTTATTGATGACTCTATTGGGAATAGCTTGCCTGAGCTCCGCGCCAAGGCGCGTCGCCTCCAAATGGAGCATGGCCTAGACGTAATCATGATCGACTATCTACAACTCATGAGTTCAGGGAAGGCAGGTGGAAATTTCTCTAATCGTGTAAACGAAATCTCCGAGATCTCGCGCTCGCTAAAAGCGCTCGCGCGCGAGCTCCACGTCCCGATTATCGCTCTATCTCAATTATCTCGTGCCGTAGAACAACGCCCAAACAAAATGCCGGTGTTGTCTGACCTTCGTGAATCCGGAGCTATCGAGCAAGATGCCGACGTCGTTATGATGATGTACCGAGAAGATTACTATGAAGAAGACTCTGACCGCCCAGGTATCACTGATATATACATCCGTAAACATCGTAACGGTAAAACCGGCCGCATCGAACTCATGTTCAAAAAAGAACAGATGAAGTTCTATGACATCGATAGAGTTCACGAGGACTAATTAAGCTTGTGGCGGCTTAAGGTCTGTAGCGACTTCTCCAGTGCGACGAACACTTTTTGTACGCTTTTTCGTACGTTTTCTCTACACATGAATACTTCAAATCCCTTGTCTTCAACATGGCAATTGGTAGGTACCTGGCCGGTTCTCCAAAAGGAATTTGCATTGCAATCCTCAGGGCGAAAGTTTAAAATCCGAATCGTTGACAAATAGGAATATCAAGAGTCGCTGAGGGACAGGCCCTGAGACGCGACAGCAACCACTCCAATAATGGAAAAGGTGCTAAATCCTGACCTGGCGCGAGCGTAAGCGAGCGCGCTTGGGAAGATATAAAAACGAATTTTAAGTCTTTCCGATAGGGAAAGATTTTTTTGAATACGCGAGGCGCGCAAGCTTGCCTCGCGCAATAAGGATAAATACAATACCCGAACAAGACGGCATAAGTGTGCCCAAATTTAGTGGCCGTCAGGCCATAGGCGTAGACAAAACAACAATTATTAATAAACATTTAACCCAATTCAAACTATGGCAAAATACTTTTTCACTTCAGAATCGGTAACGGAAGGACATCCAGACAAAATTTGTGATCAAATTTCAGATGCTATGCTTGACGCTGTCCTGACAGATGATCCCGATGGAGCTTGTTGTTGTGAAGTTTTTACAACAACAGGGATGGTGCTCGTGGGTGGTGAAATCACTACAAAAACTTATATAAATGTGGATGATCTTGTACGTAGCGTTTTAAAAGATATCGGTTATACAAATGCGGATTACGGAATTGATTATAAAAGTTGCGCCGTACTCAATGTGATTCACGAGCAAAGTCCCGACATAGCTCAAGGTGAAAATACGGAAAAAAGTGTTCACAAAGCGCAAGGAGCGGGAGATCAAGGTATGATGGTCGGCTTCGCCTGCAGAGATACCGAAGAGCTGATGCCGCTTCCGATCATGCTTGCGCATGGTCTAACTAGACGACTGGCGGAACTTCGCAAAAATGGTACTTTGCCATACCTCCGTCCGGATGGAAAAGCTCAAGTAACAGTCGAATATGAAAATGATAAACCTATCGGGGTTGAAGCCGTGGTAATCGCGGCTCAACATGATGAGAATATTTCCTATGAAAAACTTCGCAGTGACATTATCGAACATATTATCAAACCGGTATGTGGGACGCTGCTTTATGAAAATGCCAAAATTTACGTCAATGAAACGGGGAAATTCGTAATCGGCGGACCACAAGGTGATACAGGTGTAACGGGCAGAAAAATAATCGTGGATACATATGGTGGAATGGGGCGACATGGCGGCGGCGCATTTAGTGGGAAGGTTCCGAATAAGCAAGATCGTAGCGGTGCGTACATGGCTCGTTATATAGCAAAAAACGTAGTCGCCGCCGGACTTGCCGACAGATTTGAAGTGCAATTGGCATACGCCATAGGCTATCCTGAGCCGGTTTCCGTGCACGTGACGACGTTTGGTACGGGAACGGTGGCCGATGAAGTCATCGAGCAAGCGATCAAAAAAGTGTTCGATATGTCACCCGCCGGAATCATCAAAACTCTTGATTTGAAAAGACCGATTTATCGTGCCACGGCTTCTTATGGGCACTTCGGCAGATCGGAATTCCCATGGGAAAAAACCGATAAGGTTGAAGCGCTGAAATCCGCCTTGGCTTAACGTTGATTTTTCAGCCAAAAAAAACTAAAGTGCCACCACACACGAACAAAGTGAGTGTACATATCAATAACCATTTTACACAGTAAACCCTCATATCCTTATGGATTATAAAGTAAAAGATATCAGCCTGGCTGAATTTGGTCGCAAGGAAATTGAAATTGCGGAAAAAGAAATGCCCGGCCTTATGTCTCTAAGAGAGAAATACGGCTCTTCAAAACCACTCAATGGTGCGCGGATAGCCGGTTGTATTCACATGACGATTCAGACTGCGGTTTTGATTGAGACTTTAATCGCACTTGGAGCGGAAGTTCGGTGGAGCAGTTGCAATATATTTTCAACACAAGATCATGCGGCGGCGGCTATCGCCGCCGCCTCTATCCCCGTCTTCGCATGGAAAGGCGAAACGGAAGAAGAGTATGCATGGTGCATCGAAGAAACTCTGAAATTCGGCGAGAAGAGCGAGGAGCCGGACGGCGCCAAGGCGCTGGGCCCGAACATGATTCTTGACGATGGAGGCGACCTCACCGAATTGATTTACAAAAAATATCCCGAAATGCTTTCGGAAATCAAAGGGATAACGGAGGAAACGACAACCGGAGGGCATAGACTTTATCAAATGATGAAAAACGGCAAATTGCAAACACCGTGCATTAACGTAAATGATTCCGTTACAAAGAGTAAATTCGACAATCTATACGGCTGTCGTGAATCACTCGCCGACGGCCTCAAACGTGCAACAGATGTGATGATAGCGGGTAAAGTTGTGGTAATAGCCGGATACGGAGATGTAGGTAAGGGCTGTGCGCACTCTATGCGTTCATACGGGGCTCGCGTAATTATTACTGAGATTGACCCGATAAATGCCTTGCAAGCAGCTATGGAAGGATATGAAGTAAAACCTATGGATGAAGCTGTGAAAGAAGGGAATATATTTGTTACAGCAACAGGCTGTGCGGACGTAATTACAGGTGCTCACATGGAGCAGATGAAAGACCAAGCTATCCTTTGTAATATCGGGCATTTTGACAGTGAAATAGAAACTAGCTGGCTCAAAGAAAATTCCAAAAAAATGGAAATCAAACCTCAAGTGGATAAACACACTCTTGCAAACGGCAATGAGCTTATTTTACTCGCGGAAGGTCGTCTGGTTAATCTCGGATGCGCGACCGGGCATCCGTCATTTGTAATGAGTAATTCATTTACAAACCAAGTCCTCGCACAAATAGAGCTTTATACAAAAACCGAACAATACAGTCCCGGCGTATACATGCTACCGAAAAAACTCGATGAAGAAGTCGCGCGACTGCACCTCGCAAAAATCGGTGTCCGACTCGACAAACTCACAAAAGAACAGGCTGATTATTTGGATATTTCCGTTGAAGGGCCTTACAAACCGGAGCATTACAGATATTGATATATGAGTAAATTTCAACAAAATTATGAGCTTACGAAAACTCTCGCACTGACAGAGTTTAAATTACGATATCATGGGTCATTACTGGGCTATCTTTGGACGTTGATAAAACCATTGATGTTGTTTGGTGTTTTGTATGTGGTCTTCAGTATTTTGATGCGTTTCCCCGTTGAACATTATCAAATATATCTTCTTCTCGGAATCATCTTGTGGAATTTTTTTGCCGAGGGAACGTCTATGGGGCTCGCTTCACTGCTGAGCAAATCAAGCTTGATATCCAAAGTTAATTTTCCACGAATTTTAATTGTCGTAGCCTCGACTTCCAGCGCACTTATAACCTTTGCATTAAATTTCCTGATTTTTATAGTATTCCTTATATTGAGCGATATACCGTTTTCGATATCTATGTTATTTTTCCCAATATACGTTATCGCGGAATATTTCATTATTTTAGGCATATCTTTATTGTTATCAGTTTTATTCATAAGATTCCGTGACATGTCCCATATTTGGGAAATATTATTACAACTCGGATTTTGGTTAACTCCGATTTTTTACACCATAGAAATTGTGCCTACACAATATCACAGCATATTCTATTTGAATCCGATGGCACGTATTATTTGGTATTCACGTACAATTTTCTTGCAAGAACATATACCGGGTTTTTGGCTGAATGCCGTTATAATCATATTTGCAATTTTAATTTTCATTTTCGGATACATGATCTTCAAATGGCTTAACAAAAATATAGTTGAAAAACTTTAACCTATGAAACAAGTTATTTCCGTACAAAAAGTAAGTAAGAAATTTCTTATACCTCATGAGAAGAAAACAACTCTTAAGGAGCATTTTGTTCATCTGTTCAATAAGACAACTTATGAAACGTTTGAGGCCTTAAATGACATTTCCTTTGAAATTAAAAAAGGTGAATTTGTTGGCATTATCGGCGCGAACGGAAGTGGGAAGAGCACTCTGCTCAAAATCATTTCAGGCATATACAGCCCGACAAAAGGTATGGTTAATGTAAGTGGGAAAATTTCTCCGTTCTTGGAGCTCGGTGTCGGATTCGATCCTGAACTTTCAGGTGCGGAAAATGTATATTTGAACGCCGCAGTATTGGGACTTTCAAAAAAAGAAATCGACGCTCGCTATAAGGATATAGTGGCATTCGCCGAGCTTGAAAGATTCATGGATATGAAAGTGAAAAACTATTCTTCCGGTATGTTTGTGCGCCTTGCATTTTCCGTGGCAATCCAGGTGGATGCGGATATATTGATTATGGATGAAGTTCTTGCCGTTGGCGATGCGCGATTTCAAGAAAAATGTTTTAACGTATTTAGAAAATTCAAAGAAGAGGGTAAAACAATCGTGTTCGTCACTCACGATATAGGCTCAATAAGAAGGTTTTGTGATCGCTGTCTGTATTTAAAAAAAGGTGAATTGGTTGCGCAGGGAGCGGTTGAAAAAGTTATAGATCAATATATTTATCAACAAGCGGAGGGATTCCCGACAGTGGTAAATGACGTAACCGATTTTACAGTCATTGAGCCTCCGGTATTACCACCTGTCGAAACACCCAAAGTAGTGGAAATTAATGACGTGAAATTTATAGATAAGTTCGGCAATTTGAGCGATACATTTGTATCGGAGGATCCAATAATAATTCGAGTGAGATATTTAGCGTTTTCTTATGTAGAAAAACCTATATTCGGCATCCGATTTACATCGGAACATGATGAATGCATATTCGGGACAAATACCGAATTGGAGGGATTTAGGATTGAGAGTATCGAAGGGAAAGGTTTTTTTGACTTCAAAATAGACAAGCTTCATATCGCGTGTGGGAAAATAATGGTGACTGTCGCAATAAGACAAGAGGGCGGGGGTGATCATTTTGATTGGAAAGATAAAGCTTATAGTTTTTACGTAACTCGTAAAGATAGTAATGCCGGCAATACATCGCTTGACGTCTCTTTTGATACGGGGGGTATGAATTTCGTAGAAAATGAAGATAGCGAAATGCTCAAGGGAAAAATTGAAGAAGGATTTTTCTTGCAGAACGTTAATCCGAAATCTTTCAATATGTTTGATGAAAAATGGGATGTTCTTTTTCTTATTGACGCCTGCCGCTTTGATCTTTTTGAACAAAATAACAAATTTATTGAGGGAGAACTTTCAAAGAAAATTTCCCTCGCATCCTGCACGCCGGAATGGGCGAAAAAATCAATGATTGATCATGATCTAAGTGACATTATATATATATCGGCAAATCCTTTC from Candidatus Peregrinibacteria bacterium carries:
- a CDS encoding class I fructose-bisphosphate aldolase, producing MELPLQQIAARMVAKGKGILAADESNSTAGKRLASINTESTSDSRRQYREIFLGTESVENYLSGVILYDETIRQNMSTGISFVEHLNNIGVIPGIKVDMGLQDLPNFPGESYTQGLDNLRVRLKEYYELGARFAKWRSLLTISNPVASDACIHTNAHGMTMYALLCQEAGIVPIVEPEILIEGEHTIEESYEVTKRALKGLFDMLQYFKVDLSGLILKSSMVISGKQNAARADAKTVGEMTYKCLLETVPAEVPGVVFLSGGQAPEEATENMYEVNKAAIAAGGAPWELTFSFARALQAPSLAIWNGHDENIDAARAKFTERLQANGAAREGEKVGNGAEIEIAV
- the dnaB gene encoding replicative DNA helicase, with the protein product MVDFANMKVPPHSLDAERSLIGSLLLEKDSIIKIADLVNADDFYHEGHRLIYGVIFELFQKRTPIDLLTVSNSLNDNGELENIGGKSYLVEIVDSVVTAAHIYQYGIIVKHKSTLRKLISAGDHIKGLGFDETAEIEDILEDAEKNLFNVSQTFVKDKFMHIKDILTKTYEKITDLHDPDAKEKYRGIPTGFDGLDRILSGLQPSDMVVIAARPSMGKTALALNIAQNVAKTGKSVGIMSLEMSKGQLVERMFCSLLQVDSWKMRTGQLTEADFARIGPVMDELNNYKIFIDDSIGNSLPELRAKARRLQMEHGLDVIMIDYLQLMSSGKAGGNFSNRVNEISEISRSLKALARELHVPIIALSQLSRAVEQRPNKMPVLSDLRESGAIEQDADVVMMMYREDYYEEDSDRPGITDIYIRKHRNGKTGRIELMFKKEQMKFYDIDRVHED
- the metK gene encoding methionine adenosyltransferase, translating into MAKYFFTSESVTEGHPDKICDQISDAMLDAVLTDDPDGACCCEVFTTTGMVLVGGEITTKTYINVDDLVRSVLKDIGYTNADYGIDYKSCAVLNVIHEQSPDIAQGENTEKSVHKAQGAGDQGMMVGFACRDTEELMPLPIMLAHGLTRRLAELRKNGTLPYLRPDGKAQVTVEYENDKPIGVEAVVIAAQHDENISYEKLRSDIIEHIIKPVCGTLLYENAKIYVNETGKFVIGGPQGDTGVTGRKIIVDTYGGMGRHGGGAFSGKVPNKQDRSGAYMARYIAKNVVAAGLADRFEVQLAYAIGYPEPVSVHVTTFGTGTVADEVIEQAIKKVFDMSPAGIIKTLDLKRPIYRATASYGHFGRSEFPWEKTDKVEALKSALA
- the ahcY gene encoding adenosylhomocysteinase gives rise to the protein MDYKVKDISLAEFGRKEIEIAEKEMPGLMSLREKYGSSKPLNGARIAGCIHMTIQTAVLIETLIALGAEVRWSSCNIFSTQDHAAAAIAAASIPVFAWKGETEEEYAWCIEETLKFGEKSEEPDGAKALGPNMILDDGGDLTELIYKKYPEMLSEIKGITEETTTGGHRLYQMMKNGKLQTPCINVNDSVTKSKFDNLYGCRESLADGLKRATDVMIAGKVVVIAGYGDVGKGCAHSMRSYGARVIITEIDPINALQAAMEGYEVKPMDEAVKEGNIFVTATGCADVITGAHMEQMKDQAILCNIGHFDSEIETSWLKENSKKMEIKPQVDKHTLANGNELILLAEGRLVNLGCATGHPSFVMSNSFTNQVLAQIELYTKTEQYSPGVYMLPKKLDEEVARLHLAKIGVRLDKLTKEQADYLDISVEGPYKPEHYRY
- a CDS encoding Wzt carbohydrate-binding domain-containing protein, which gives rise to MKQVISVQKVSKKFLIPHEKKTTLKEHFVHLFNKTTYETFEALNDISFEIKKGEFVGIIGANGSGKSTLLKIISGIYSPTKGMVNVSGKISPFLELGVGFDPELSGAENVYLNAAVLGLSKKEIDARYKDIVAFAELERFMDMKVKNYSSGMFVRLAFSVAIQVDADILIMDEVLAVGDARFQEKCFNVFRKFKEEGKTIVFVTHDIGSIRRFCDRCLYLKKGELVAQGAVEKVIDQYIYQQAEGFPTVVNDVTDFTVIEPPVLPPVETPKVVEINDVKFIDKFGNLSDTFVSEDPIIIRVRYLAFSYVEKPIFGIRFTSEHDECIFGTNTELEGFRIESIEGKGFFDFKIDKLHIACGKIMVTVAIRQEGGGDHFDWKDKAYSFYVTRKDSNAGNTSLDVSFDTGGMNFVENEDSEMLKGKIEEGFFLQNVNPKSFNMFDEKWDVLFLIDACRFDLFEQNNKFIEGELSKKISLASCTPEWAKKSMIDHDLSDIIYISANPFVSRNYLIEKEKMDVNFFLLEELWDTGWDTKLKTVLPGDVTNLALKLHKKYPDKKIFVHYIQPHHPFIGEDRLDEGGWEMARDNILGNKNHDKKMLNIYEQLKNNQVTKDEVWMAYKGNLELILKEIRDNLPHFKGKKAISSDHGDCFGEYGIYAHPGGLYIPELIEVPWFEIKE